The genomic segment TTTTCCGGGCGGCTCACCTGCCCTAGCCAACGAAACATGGCGTGAATCACCTGCTCGCGCGCAGGCTGGGGCGAGAGGATTAAATCGTGCATACCGCCTTCGATTTCCACTAGGCTAACGTTCTGCCCCAGCCCCGGTCCGTAGCGCCGCATATGGTCAACGTCCAGCACCACATCGGTCCCCATGAGTTCGTCTGTCCAGGCAGAGGGTAACTTAAGCGAACGCGCCGAGTGCAACACCAGCACCGGGCACTCGATATGCAAACCTGCTTGCAGCTGCCGCTGCGCCAGTACCACCGCACGAATCCAGCCGAGAAAAATAGGAAACCCCACCACCGGCTTGAGGGTTAAGTTATAGTCCCACTCGCCGCGATAGCCGCAATAAATGCTCTGCCCATAGAGCGAAGGCATACCGTGGTGATAGGACCAAGTGGGAAAAAAACGCCCAAGCCAAACCAAGCCGTTCAATAAAACCCTCTGTACACCGCTTAGGGCAAAATCGAAAAACGGACTGTTTAAGATTAACCCATCAAGCTGCGCACGCTCACTACCACGATCAGCATAGAGCGAGCTGACTAACCCCCCGGTGGAATGAGCGTTGATAACCAGCCGCTCTGCGCCTGTAGCTTTAATGCGGCGCACCGCTTCATCTAGCTCGGCAAAATACTCTTCGATACTGTGGCAGTAATTAGCCCGCTCACCGGTGCGCATTGAGCGACCGTAACCGTGCAAATCCAGAGCGTAAAAGGCGCAGCCTTCATCCACACAGGCGCGCGCCAAATGAGTTTGAAAAAAGTAGTCGGTAAACCCGTGCAGATACAAAATAGCCGTATGCGCCACGCGCGGATTATTACAAGCTCGCACCAAAGTCGCCCGGTACTGGCGCCCGTGGGATTGCACCTCGACCGGCTGCACCTCAAACCCCTCAAGCTCCGCATCCGGCGTCCAGCTTATGTCCTTATCTGTACTCACAACTCACTCCCGAGTGATAACAATTGCCTAACACACATAGCCGCAATCAACACTTTCGCAGTATAGTAACTGGTCGAGCATTCCACGATAACGCCTGTTAGAAGGTATCATGCCATGGAAAGATTTCAGCTTCGCAACGCTCTCGCTTTTGGTTTCTGCGCCATTATAGCCTTTGCGATCTTGGGTTATTTTTTACGCGATGCAGCTATAGCGGTAAAAGAATATGAACGCACGGTAACGGCTAAAGGCCTGGCCGAGCGAGAGGTGCCCGCCGATATCGTCATCTGGCCGGTTAGCTTTACCCTGGCCAGCAACAGCCTGGATGAGCTGTACGCCAGCCTGGAGCAGAACACCCAGAGTGTGCGCGACTATCTCTTGGCACGCGGTATTAATGCGGCGGACATCAGCGCTAACGCCCCAGTGATTACCGATAAGTCAGCGCAGTCTTACGGCGGCCCGGACGCCCCATTTCGCTATGTGGCAACCGCTGTCGTGACGGTATACAGCCACGACATCAACACCGTGCGCGGCGCCATGCAGGGTCTTGCCGAGCTGGGTAAAAAAGGCATAGTACTCACCGCCGGCAACTACGACTCGCAAACCCAGTATCTGTTTACCGGGCTCAACGATATAAAGCCGGCAATGATTGAACAGGCCACCATTAACGCCCGCGAAGTGGCCAACAAATTCGCGGCCGACTCAGGCAGCCGTTTGGGGAAGATTAAACGCGCCTCGCAGGGGCAGTTTAGTATCAATCCCCGCGATGCGAATAACCCGCACATCAAAAAAGTTCGCGTCGTCTCCACCGTTGAATACTATTTGGCCGATTAAGGAGCCGCCATGGACTTTGATTTAAATATTCAAGATGTTATTACCAACCTGTTTCAGTTGGGCATTGCGTTAGTGCTGGCCCTACCCATGGCGGTTAACCGCGAGCACAGGGCCAAGGGCGCGGGGCTACGCACCTTTCCACTGGTGGCCATTGCTTCTTGTGCCTATATGCTGGTGGGCATGCAGGTATACGACAGCGGTGAGGCCGAAGCGCGGGTGATGTACGGTATTATTACCGGCATAGGTTTTATCGGTGGCGGTGCAATTTTAAAACATAACAACCAAACCGTAGGCACGGCTACCGCGGCGAGCATCTGGAATACCGGTGCCATTGGTATTGCAGTGGCGTACAGTCGCTACGAAATTGCGCTGGTCCTGGCGATAACAAACTTCGTGATCCTGCAGTTTGCCACGCCACTGAAAAAGCATGATACCGATCAATCGGAAGTCTGATTGCGACTTTTTGCCTCTATCCAACGCGACATAAATTCGGTACTACGCGCCGCGTGATACTGAAACATAGCGCCCAAAAAATTATCCTGGCGGTGCTGCGCCAGGTTCTGTCGCAACTCGTTTAAGTGCGCAAGCCAAGCAGGGCATAAGTGCTCAGCTAGGTAACGCGCTCGCAGCAAGTTGTCGCAATGCTGCGCTGCCAACTGCCAGCGTGTGCCATCGCGATATAACTGCACCGCGCCGGCAACAAACTCATCCACCGAATCGGCAATGACGCCGGGCCAGGGATTGCTTCCTGCCATGGCTTCACTGGCGATACTGGTAGCCACACTGGGCGTGCCGCTCAGCATAGCGTCCATCAGTTTGCCCTTGATGCCCGCACCAAAACGCAGAGGCGCCAACAGCACGCGCGCGTCAGAAATAACCTGCTGCGCATCGTCAGCCCAACCCTTGACCAAAAATCTCTCTTTAGGATTGCTTAACTGGGTCGCTTTTTTGGGCGGGTACGAGCCGTAAATATGCAGCTCAGCCTCAGGGGCCTGCTTGCGCAACTGCGGCCAAATGGTCTGCTTTAGCCAAAGCACCGCATCCCAGTTGGGGGCGTGGCGAAAGTTGCCAATGGTGACAAAATGCTCGCGCCGTGCGAAGGCCGGCACCGGCCTTTGGCCGGGCTCAACCATAAATGGCAAGTGATACAAAAGCGATGGAGGAACCGAAAAATACTGGGTAAGCAGGGCAATTTCTTTGTCCGAAATCATCAGCGTCAGATCGCAGCGAAATATCGCCGCAACTTCGCGCAAAATCATATCGCTAGCGCGCATGGCGCGATACAGCTCGGCATCGTCTGCGAGCACCGGCCCGGCACTGGCATTCACTTTCAGCGCGTCTTTTAACAGCGCCTCGCGGGCGGCGCGCAAACTGTGCAGATCTTCGGTATCCAGAACCCGCAATGCATCCGGGCAAGCACTGGTCACACGCCAACCAAATTGCTCTTCGGTAACAAAGCGATCAAAAATCACCACCGCCGGATTTAACTCGGCGACAAACTGATCAAAACTGCTGCAGTTGAGCGCTACCTGATGGGCGTGAACATTCACCGACTGCAAATCGAGTTGATGTTCGCTAAGCGCGGCGGCGCAGGCAAAGTGCACTTCGTAGCCAGCGCTGTTTAAGCTTGCCAATAGCTGTGCGATACGCGCACCGGCCGCCGATGAATTGGGCTCGGGCCACACATAACCCACAAGCAAGGCGCGCATCATAATCGCCACGCCAAACTGATCGCGCCAAAACTGTCTTTGCTGGATTTATTTTTATCCAAAGAATCACCGCTTTTGTAACTCACCGCCAAACTAAAACTGTCCCAGCTGTAGGCGAGGCCGACGGTGGAGGCCAGCTGTTCATGCTCGAGATAATCGGCGGCATTATCGCGATAGCTATTGCCGTTTACCAAAATCTGATTAATCACATACTCGGCCTCCAAACCGGCGTAGACATACCAGCCTCCCTCTACCGCCATGGGCACACTAATCCGGCCATACTGCAACGCTGTGGTAGCAAAACTCTGGCGCAAACCTTTGCCAAAACGCACGATGGCGCCCGCGCCTAACGTACTTTCTAAATTGCCGACACCGGCCTGCGCCAGCAGTACCGTGTCCCAGCGCTCGGCCAGGCTATAACGCCATACCGCTGTGCGTTCGAAGGCAAACAAAAATTTATTGCCAAGTTGATAATCCCAGCCCTGGGGCTGATCGGAGCCGGTGATTTTATGCACCAACTCCTGCGAGCGCTCGGCACCGGATGCCGGCCCCATTATCCCTGCGGTGGTGCGCACCAAATCCGCAAAGTCTTCCTCTACCACGGCGTGGCTTACCCGATACAATAACAGCCCCGCGTAGGGTGAATCGGCAGGGTCAGGTACAGCTTGGGTTATATCGCTCGGAGTAATCATCGCCTGGCCCAACGAGTGCTCACTAAACATGGTGGCATTAGCCGACGGCTGCAGCATCCACGCCAAGGGTTTGGCTAGTAGCGGTGTTTTATAGGGGGTCTCGCCCTCGGTGGATAAATCGTAAAGCGAGAGAAATAAACCGTTGGTATAGCCCCCGTCTGTGCCGATAAACAAATCGTTTTGCCACACGGCCGAGGCCCAGTCGAACGCCTGAGTATGGGGAGATAACAGAGCTAAAAGAGCGGCAAGACCTGAAGCTGAGGCTTTATTCGTCTTCGTCACTGCGCATATATACCTTGTAGTTTTCCCGGTAGTCCTCAAGGTTGTCACGCAGTAAATCCCGATACTGGTTGGTCAGATAGCGCAGCGAGGGCTCTATCTCTTCGGTAAATTCTTTTCTATCCACCGATGCACCGGCTACGGTGAATGCATTAAAACGCGCGGCGGCCTGCAACAGGGCCGCGCTGACCATGCTGGGGTCGGCATCATCGCAGCGCTCGTTGGCGCGCTGGATGAACTCATCCACCAAATTCCAAAATATTTCGTCGTTATCGCTCAAAGTTAGCCTCAATTCATAAAGGTCATGCGGCGAATCAAACCGCCTTGAAACTGATATATTTTAACCACATCCATTTGCTGGCGCGTGCCTTTTACTTTGTAGCTGGCGCGCTCCAGGGTAATCACTTTATCGTTAAGCTCGATGACTTTTAGTATTTCGCTGGTGGGCTCATGCTGGGCAAATGTACGGCTGGTGGTGGCGATTAACGCACCTT from the Gilvimarinus sp. DA14 genome contains:
- a CDS encoding nuclear transport factor 2 family protein encodes the protein MKHWCTAVVLWLVSALAMAQHSIQVQDQVAAYNLHDADKYASYFHDDIEVYNYPDTPVTSGKGALIATTSRTFAQHEPTSEILKVIELNDKVITLERASYKVKGTRQQMDVVKIYQFQGGLIRRMTFMN
- a CDS encoding DUF3144 domain-containing protein, with amino-acid sequence MSDNDEIFWNLVDEFIQRANERCDDADPSMVSAALLQAAARFNAFTVAGASVDRKEFTEEIEPSLRYLTNQYRDLLRDNLEDYRENYKVYMRSDEDE
- a CDS encoding lipid A deacylase LpxR family protein, which encodes MTKTNKASASGLAALLALLSPHTQAFDWASAVWQNDLFIGTDGGYTNGLFLSLYDLSTEGETPYKTPLLAKPLAWMLQPSANATMFSEHSLGQAMITPSDITQAVPDPADSPYAGLLLYRVSHAVVEEDFADLVRTTAGIMGPASGAERSQELVHKITGSDQPQGWDYQLGNKFLFAFERTAVWRYSLAERWDTVLLAQAGVGNLESTLGAGAIVRFGKGLRQSFATTALQYGRISVPMAVEGGWYVYAGLEAEYVINQILVNGNSYRDNAADYLEHEQLASTVGLAYSWDSFSLAVSYKSGDSLDKNKSSKDSFGAISLAWRL
- a CDS encoding glycosyltransferase, yielding MMRALLVGYVWPEPNSSAAGARIAQLLASLNSAGYEVHFACAAALSEHQLDLQSVNVHAHQVALNCSSFDQFVAELNPAVVIFDRFVTEEQFGWRVTSACPDALRVLDTEDLHSLRAAREALLKDALKVNASAGPVLADDAELYRAMRASDMILREVAAIFRCDLTLMISDKEIALLTQYFSVPPSLLYHLPFMVEPGQRPVPAFARREHFVTIGNFRHAPNWDAVLWLKQTIWPQLRKQAPEAELHIYGSYPPKKATQLSNPKERFLVKGWADDAQQVISDARVLLAPLRFGAGIKGKLMDAMLSGTPSVATSIASEAMAGSNPWPGVIADSVDEFVAGAVQLYRDGTRWQLAAQHCDNLLRARYLAEHLCPAWLAHLNELRQNLAQHRQDNFLGAMFQYHAARSTEFMSRWIEAKSRNQTSD
- a CDS encoding SIMPL domain-containing protein — its product is MERFQLRNALAFGFCAIIAFAILGYFLRDAAIAVKEYERTVTAKGLAEREVPADIVIWPVSFTLASNSLDELYASLEQNTQSVRDYLLARGINAADISANAPVITDKSAQSYGGPDAPFRYVATAVVTVYSHDINTVRGAMQGLAELGKKGIVLTAGNYDSQTQYLFTGLNDIKPAMIEQATINAREVANKFAADSGSRLGKIKRASQGQFSINPRDANNPHIKKVRVVSTVEYYLAD
- a CDS encoding MgtC/SapB family protein, whose translation is MDFDLNIQDVITNLFQLGIALVLALPMAVNREHRAKGAGLRTFPLVAIASCAYMLVGMQVYDSGEAEARVMYGIITGIGFIGGGAILKHNNQTVGTATAASIWNTGAIGIAVAYSRYEIALVLAITNFVILQFATPLKKHDTDQSEV
- a CDS encoding alpha/beta hydrolase; this encodes MSTDKDISWTPDAELEGFEVQPVEVQSHGRQYRATLVRACNNPRVAHTAILYLHGFTDYFFQTHLARACVDEGCAFYALDLHGYGRSMRTGERANYCHSIEEYFAELDEAVRRIKATGAERLVINAHSTGGLVSSLYADRGSERAQLDGLILNSPFFDFALSGVQRVLLNGLVWLGRFFPTWSYHHGMPSLYGQSIYCGYRGEWDYNLTLKPVVGFPIFLGWIRAVVLAQRQLQAGLHIECPVLVLHSARSLKLPSAWTDELMGTDVVLDVDHMRRYGPGLGQNVSLVEIEGGMHDLILSPQPAREQVIHAMFRWLGQVSRPEKLMP